A single region of the Pan troglodytes isolate AG18354 chromosome 18, NHGRI_mPanTro3-v2.0_pri, whole genome shotgun sequence genome encodes:
- the LOC129137345 gene encoding putative UPF0607 protein ENSP00000381418 has protein sequence MGNSLSVFCSWFRRRSWPCHRPPARLVREAFPAGRAHPAAPAPVPAQGTWGRYPLLFNRQRHLGPSFPVRWDGAPMRLCLIPRNTGTPQRVLPPVVWSPPSRKKPVLSARNSMMFGHLRPPRIPRLRGKFNLQLRSLDEQVIPARLPKTEMRAEEPKEATEVKDQVETQGQEDNKRGPCSNGEAASTSRPLETQGNLTSSWYNPRPLEGNVHLKSLTENNQTDKAQVHAVSFYSKGHGVASSHSPAGGILPFGKPDPLPTVLPAPVPGCSLWPEKGALKVLGKDHLPSSPGLLMVGEDMQPKDPAALGPSRSSPPRAAGHSSRKRKLSGPPLQLQPTPPLQLRWDRDEGPPPAKLPCLSPEALLVGQASQREGRLQQGNMRKNVRVPSRTSKFRRLRELLRRRKKRRQGRRGGPRL, from the coding sequence ATGGGCAACTCACTAAGCGTATTTTGTTCCTGGTTCCGCCGCAGGTCCTGGCCATGCCATCGGCCACCTGCTCGTCTTGTccgtgaggccttcccagccggCCGGGCTCACCCCGCGGCTCCTGCACCTGTGCCTGCCCAGGGAACCTGGGGCCGTTACCCACTCCTCTTCAACCGTCAGCGACATCTTGGGCCTTCTTTTCCAGTCAGGTGGGATGGTGCCCCTATGAGGCTGTGTCTTATCCCTCGGAACACGGGCACCCCACAGAGGGTCCTGCCTCCTGTGGTCTGGAGCCCCCCCTCGAGGAAGAAACCTGTGCTTTCTGCTCGCAACTCCATGATGTTTGGACACCTCAGGCCCCCGAGGATCCCTCGTCTCAGAGGCAAGTTTAACCTTCAACTTCGTTCATTAGATGAGCAGGTGATCCCAGCCAGGCTCCCGAAGACGGAGATGAGGGCAGAAGAGCCCAAAGAAGCAACGGAGGTGAAAGACCAGGTAGAGACCCAGGGGCAGGAGGACAATAAAAGGGGCCCCTGTAGCAATGGGGAAGCAGCCTCCACCTCTAGGCCCCTGGAGACTCAGGGAAACCTCACTTCCTCCTGGTACAATCCCAGGCCCTTGGAGGGAAATGTCCACCTCAAGAGCCTGACAGAAAACAACCAGACTGACAAGGCCCAGGTGCATGCAGTGAGTTTCTACTCCAAGGGCCATGGAGTCGCCAGTTCACACAGCCCTGCTGGAGGCATCCTTCCCTTTGGGAAGCCTGACCCACTTCCAACAGTGCTCCCTGCCCCAGTTCCGGGCTGCTCCCTGTGGCCAGAGAAGGGGGCCTTGAAGGTGCTGGGTAAAGACCACCTGCCCAGCTCTCCAGGCTTGCTGATGGTGGGGGAGGACATGCAGCCCAAGGATCCTGCAGCTCTTGGACCAAGTAGGTCTTCTCCACCCAGAGCTGCCGGCCACAGTTCCCGCAAAAGAAAACTGTCGGGGCCACCGCTGCAGCTGCAACCGACCCCTCCCCTGCAACTGAGGTGGGATAGAGACGAGGGGCCCCCACCGGCTAAGCTTCCATGTCTATCTCCTGAGGCACTGTTGGTGGGTCaggcttcccaaagagaaggaCGCCTCCAGCAGGGCAACATGCGTAAGAACGTGAGGGTGCCAAGTAGAACATCAAAATTCAGGAGACTAAGAGAGCTGcttaggaggagaaagaagagacggcagggcaggcgtggtggcccacgcctgtaa